The genome window GTCCATGAGTTTGGTCACGCCATCGGCCTGGTGCACACCTCAGCCATCGAGTCCATCATGAGACCGTACTACCAGGGTCCTGTAGGTGACCCTTTGAAATACGACCTACCCTATGAAGACAAGGTCCGCGTCTGGCAGCTCTACGGTACGAGGGAACAtccatctctgtgtgtgtgtgtgtgtgtgtgtgtgtgtgtgtgcgtgcgtgcgtgcgtgcgtgcgtgcgtgcgtgcgtgcgtgaaacaggaagagagagagcaattGATGAACTCTGTAGAGCAAGGTTATTGATTAATGAAAANNNNNNNNNNNNNNNNNNNNGGGAACAtccatctctgtgtgtgtgtgtgtgtgtgtgtgtgtgtgtgtgtgtgtgtgtgtgtgtgtgtgtgtgtgtgtgtgtgtgtatgtgtgcgtgcgtgcgtgcgtgcgtgcgtgcgtgcgtgcgtgcgtgcgtgaaacaggaagagagagagcaattGATGAACTCTGTAGAGCAAGGTTATTGATTAATGAAAACATAGATTGAGTTAATTGGACCTCTTTACAGCACATGACCTTATCACTCCAATTACTGATATAGAGAATAGCCGTGTACGGGGGAAAGACTAATGATCATGAAGTCAGGAATGAAGTGCAGGTAAGAATGCTGAAGCACAGTACTGTGAACGGTGagattaatttaattgaattaaaaaaggCTAAGACAAAACTAAGAGTAAGCAATTCTGTATATTTCAAATCCCGTGGTACAATAAAATAAGTGCATAATAATGCCAAAGAGGAGGAACTAAGCTAACAAATTCCATCAGCAGAATGTCTGAAAATTTCTTAGGTTTTTTCATTAACAGATTAATTGgaataacaaaaaagaaacacagatagcttgttttgttttgtctgacaaacaGTACAAAACCCAGTGgaataaaatttacatttatataaaacaaagaaaagcagcaaattgcCTTGACCGTTCATTTGATCTTAGTCACATATTCTCCCTAGGTGTCAGAGACTCAGTGTCCCACACAAACCGACCAGGCAACCCCTCCCCGACGGCTGAACCGCCAGTCCTACTGGACCTTCCTGAAAACAGATCTACTGTCCTGTAAGTAGATGGTCTGGTGTCTTTTTTTAGTGCAACACAAAGAACTCAACTCAACTATGTGTTTGTCAAACACATGAAATAATCCACTTCAACCTCTTCAGCAATAATGCttcatcccctctctctttccctttcctAGCcctcttaaacacacacacttgtcttCTTTTCCAATCTCCCCCAGGccccctttttttttcactgtgcaCTGCCTTAGTGAAGGTGGTGGAGCAAAGACTGTAGTAAATGTCCCCTATAGATAAACACAGAAAggcagtaaaagtaaaaagaccCACTAGCAATCCTACAATGCTACAGTGCCGAGGCCCTAGAACAGGGTTTCCAACCTTTTTTATTAGATTTACCCCCACAGCCCTGCCAGTTGAACTCAAGTCATCATCGTTCCAAATGTTCATTTGAACTgattttaaacagcattttaatttacttttaaaattgtAAAACTTGTTCTAATGGTGAAATCtgaaatgacagaaaccatgTTTTTTTACTAGTCCAAAATAACATTACAAGAAGACATAGGAAAATTGCTTAAAACATACTGACATTGGGACATTAAGATAAGTATAGTACTGTACAGCAGTGTATATTGAACTTGGGTAAGAGGTAAACAAATAAAGTGGGGAGATTGACCACACTAATTGCATGCCAGGGAGGGAGGCTCAGGGATGGCAGCAGGAGAGCAGGGTCCACTCAAGAGTCATAATCTTAAATGAATATTATTTGAGAAAGATTAAAAAAGGGATGGTATCTAGGTATTTTGTAGGAGTTTTTGCGGTGGGCCACCCCAAAAGGGGATCGGCTGCTAAACTTCCCATTGGGATTGACCCCAGACCTGTAGGAGGTAGCCAATCCAATGTTGGATGGTGAagtttttacattacatttatatttacatttattaatttagctgacacttttatccaaagcgacttacaattgcttttttatgtcagaggtcacatgcatctggagcaactaggggttaagtgtcttgctcagggacacattgttgGATGTTTCACAGTGAGGAATTGaccccaggtctctcacaccaaaggcatgtgtcttatccactgctccatcaccaccccacacacccccatgttttgttttgttttgcttgttttttctcattttcttctctgtttgtcttttccccCCCCCTTTGTtgatgtttctcttttttcagcCCAATCTTAGcccttattattttattttatgtaaccATTTCTACCTCAGGGTTAGAAAGTCAAGCATCCTTGCCCACACTTGCCAACCTTCCCGATTTTCACGGGAGACCTGATTCCCTGTATTTCTCCcgatttatgacaaatgttcacaacaaTGTGTCCTTTTCATTGCCCTCATTATCATTTCTGGCACAGTTTCTGGCACTGTACAGTTCATGTAAGCCCTTCAACTCTCTCTGTATACGGTTTCCAACCGGACAACTAGCGAGCACATGACGAGAgtacttttaacaaacaattaACACTGTTTATTCATTACGTTTATCTAACCATTTTAACTGTTACTTTTAGACCCTTTTCacgcattagttttagctatcTGTTTTAGCCATGTATCCATTACTTTTGGCTAACTGTTTCAACTGTTGGGTTTGAGATCTGTTGGTTGGTTTTCAACTGTTACGTTTAACTAATTCAACCATTCACTCATTATGTCTAGCTATCCATTTTAACCATGCATCcattagttttagctaactgtttcaacTTCCCTGCTTACTTGCTACTCTTGTCACACTCAAGACAGGTGTTACAGAACgtggatatatttttttaattgaatcaCAATTTCTGTTTAATCAAATTAACTCTACAATCTTTCAACATTACCCCCTGGCACCTGCAGAAGTAACCTCTGGGGTACAAGTAGCCTCAATTGGGAATCGCTGCTCTAGGAAAACTAGAAACATATAAAGATTGGCTtaaactttacacacacacacacacacacacacacacacacacacaggtcattGGCTCTTCATCTGAGCACGAGTGTGCTCAGTGTCATGGCATTGTGCTGGTGCTAAAGGCTGATAGACCTTCACAATAAGTACATTTCATCCTCCAGCCACCATTACCACAAATTTCATGACCATCTGGGCATTTACTGACCATTTGGCTTTTGGGGGGTATTAAAGAGAGAGATAATAGTCAAAATTTTCAAAAGACAGTGGATGAAGGGATATGTGCAGGTGGATATTTTGGTCAAACAGTGATGATTAAGGTAAGATCATCACGTAATTCATCCTCCGTTATTGTCTGGAACAATAACTTGGACAGACCAACAGGCTCAACCTATATGCACAGCAGTGCTGCGTGTCAGTCAGACTACACAGCACATGAACCTAAGTGAATTTTGAGTGATGACCTGGATTCAGGAGTCTAGACATTCCTCACAGCAGAACTAGCCACAATAAAATATCTTATTATATTATCTTATATTGCCAGGACTATATGTCTTATACTTTCCTACACAGCACAGTAACTCTTTGAACATGTATTTCTGTTAACTTGCCATTGTACTAACCTTATAGATTTTGATATGTTAATTATAATCAAACATCAACAGTGCCTGGTTGCTTTTCAACTGCATCAACTGTACTCTCGGTCTCTTGAATTAATAGGCTCAAGAGGGGGCAGCTTGCTTAGGGAGTGTTTCAAACTACGCTGACAACAAAACCCAGTGCTGGCTGACCTCCATGCACTCACACTAACATACAAAGAGTATGCAGCAGTTCTAAACTAAGCAGGTCTATAAAATCCTCTTTTCGTCCCTACTATTGGCCTTTCACTGCACTCATTACTCATTTTTCACCACTTCCTTCTGGTCATGACCTGTGGAAAAGCTGAATTATACTTGACAAGGGTCACAAATGCTGACCGCTAGGCAGAGGTGTCGTGTTAAAAGAGCTCTGAATGGAGATCTTTGTTGATAATACAAGAGTGGGCTCCCACTCACAGTGGCAGCCCTGTGGTGCTAATGGCTTCATCATTGGCATGCCGACCACGTCAGTGCTTTAAATCACTTATTAGCCCCGGGGATAAATGCACTGGGGGATCTCACTGTGTCAGCGTGAAttcatttcatgtttcatgtttagcctatttaattgaagaaaacacatgcacatgcatgcacagtCAGACTCTCTCAGTAGGTGGCTGCAATAATCACatagttgggtttttttggtaTGCAAATGGCTTTAAGTGGTTTTGGTATTTATTCGTGAACTGCTAACCCTACAAGTGaagttgttttatgtttatataaaaaataggtatgtatgtatatagcctgtaaatgtatttcttgttttttttgaacaaataaaacttcgttcctctttctctgttctATTCTCTTCaacttttctttcctccttcctccaACTTTCCTCTCTCAGGCTGGCGCGAGATGCCCCTGACAGATGCACCAGTCACTTTGATGCCGTGGCCCAAATACGAGGGGAGGCCTTCTTTTTCAAAGGTACTCAAGTCTAAAGGGAGAAAGTGAacaagagagacagacggacagagatAGAGAGTGAGGTGAATGGAGAGGAGAtaaaagtgaaagagaaagggaggggcTAGGCACAGGACAGAGTGGTGGCTCCAGCGATCAATAAAAAGCTGAGTCATGTGTGGCTCCCAGGCCTTGTATCACAGACTCACACTGTCACATATGCTGCAGTCCAAAACAAAATAGCGCCATACAGCAACATTCTGGCCCCTGTTTTGCTGtatatttattatctgctgAGCTAGAAATTATTGTTTTAGGCTTATTGGCCAGTGTGGCTAGTATATTTACAAAGCACGACGGTTATCACAGCCACAACATGTTAAATAAAGTTATACTGAAAATTATTTCATAATGACAACAGTATGATGTGTATTGGATAAGGTTCCCCTTCTTGCTAATTAGTTACACCTCTCCTCCACGCCTCCTAACAAGgcaacaaaattattatttttaaagagaATTTTTAAAACCCCTTTCATAGTTATTGTTTGAGCTTTAGTTCATCTATAAGCCATGGTGACAGGAAGGAGGGGTACAACCTGTGATAAGATTACTGCAGACACAGGGCACTGTGTTTTAACTAAACATAGTTTTTCTTGTAATACACTCCTACAGGATATTGTGAAGAAGTTCCAAGCTCTaaccacttcctgtctgtcataGGGAAGTACTTTTGGCGACTAACTCGAGAGAAGCACTTGGTGTCTCTTCGTCCGGCTCAGATCCATCGCTTCTGGAGGGGCCTTCCCCCCAATCTGGACAGTGTGGATGCTGTGTATGAGAGGCCTGGGGACCACAAAATAGTCTTTTTCAAAGGTAAATATCTGATTTCAAGCTTATCTTACTCTAGCATCCATATTGTATTTGTCAGTGTGAATTTAGTTGACTGACCAGGCAtacatttgctttcttgcagctCCATATCAAACACAATCGACATTAATGCACTTTTGTCAATAGTAGGCTGGACTATTGTAATGCTTTCTTTTCTGGTCTACCAAAAAAGCCATAGATCAACTTCAACTTGTACAAAATTCAGCTGCTCGTGTGCTGATCAGGACCAGAAGGAAagtacacacattacacactgtTTTACAGTCACTGCACTGGCTACCTTTGAGTTTCAGAACTGATCTTAAGATTATTTTATTGGGCTACAAATCAATAAATGGTCTCGCTCCCAACTACTTGTCTGACATGGTTTTAAGAAATGTACCCACTACATCCCTCAGGTCCTATGGTAATGGGTTATTCCTAAGGTCCTGGCTTACACCCACAGTGAAGAAGCTCTTAACCACTATGGCCCCAGCCTGTAGAAAGGTCTGCCGGAGGACCTGGTGGGAGCAGAGTGTGGAATAGAGTCTTTTATTTTGAGTGTGTTTACTTTAATATGCACTTTAATGTAACTTTTATgttgtactttattttattcattttaaatggtttttttaatttaaacttcCTTTTTAACTCATGTATGTTCAGCACTTCTATGTGACTTATAAACAcaactatataaataaattgattgattgatgtatttttaaatgttgctaTAGTAATTGGGTGGATACATTCCAAACTATGAAGGTGTTATTTTTCCCTTTAATTCAAACCTCTGTGTCCACCCTCTTCAGGTCTAAAGTACTGGGTATTTAAAGACAATAACGTGGAGGAGGGTTACCCTCGCCCAATCACTGACTTTGGCCTACCCTTGGAGGGCGTGGATGCAGCGTTCGTCTGGCTACACAACGACAAAACCTACTTCTTCAAGGACAGCCACTACTGGCGCTACGATGACCACCTGAGGCGCATGGACCTGGGATACCCTAAAGACAGCACGCTTTGGAAGGGGCTGCCATCACAACTGGATGACGCCATGAGGTGGTCTGATGGTGAGTGGCCATAACTTAGTTATAACTTAGGCCACAATTATGGACTGGGTGTAACATTCATGAGAAGATTCAGTAAAAGAATGGCTCTGAATGccaaaaacattgaaaacattttcatctttatGCTCTGTACATATTTAGCTACATTagttttaaaaatttaaacatgGGGGGAGGGGTAGTGTAAAACGATCTCAAATTGCTGTAAATTGTTGTTAataactattatttatttatatatttatataaccatatatatatgtatatgtatccTCTCTCACTGGGATTGCTTAAAGCTCCTCATAATGTATGGAgcgtttcaccccaaatccagcaccctgagactgtacaccaagcatagcgagggaggccgagggctagtgagtgtcaagaccactgtccaggatgaaacgacaaagatccaagagtacatcaggaagatggtccccaaagatgaagggcttagtgaatacctcagttAGCAGAgacccgagggtgaggacaaggaagatgaagaaccttcatggagggacaagcacggaatgtaccacagacaaatagaggaagtggctgatatcaagatatcctaccagtggctggaaaagtctggactgaaggacagcacagaagcactaatcagggcggcacaagaacaggcactcagtacaagatcaatagaggctggggtctacctgagacagtacagcacataacagcagggtgtaagatgcaggcaggaagtgcgtacatggaacgccataaccaggtagctggcatagtgacaggaacatctgccatgagtatggactggaagtcccaaggtcaaaatggaagacacttcctaaggtagttgagaatgaccgagctaagatcttgtgggacttcaagatccagtctgacaaactggtgatggctaaccaaccagacatcgtgttgatcgacaaacagcagaagaaggctgcagtgatagatgtggcaatcccaagcgacatcAAGAAGGAaaacgagaagcttgagaaataccaagggctgaaagaggagctagaaaagatgtggaaagtaagagcaacagtggtgccagtgataatcggagcactgggggctgtgacccccaaactgggagagtggctacagcagattccaggtaaaacatcagaggtctctgtccagaagagtgcagccctaggaacagctaagatactgcgcagaaccctcaaactcccaggcctctggtagaggacccgagcttgaggatgacacataccaccccgcaaggggtgagagggggatttttcatacatatacatatatatatacatatatatatattagatagatagattagaTATAATtcttattaaaaagaaatatcaaTATCGTGCACTCCCGCGACACGATCCcagataagcggatgaagatggatggaatATCGTGCACTGTTCAGTATGACGTCATTATATACACTGACCTCTCTGAGCTCTGCGTCCCTGTGTAGGAGAGGCCACACTTATCATTTAGCTGTTTCAATGTATGCAAACTAATATTGATGAGTCCCCCCCAGATGCTTAAGGCCCCCACTGAGTGGAAAGCTACATAAAATGTGAACACAGCTTTATAAAGCCTTATGTGACTCTAAAGGGAACTGTGAAAAGTCAGGGGGAATTGCATCACTCATGGAAATATAAAACATGCTCAAGCATACTGTTAGTGTGGAATTTGGCAGAAGTGGACATTCTTTAAGCCTGCAGCACTAGCTGGCAGCTCTGCTTCTAAATGCTACACataattagcttagcttacctGATCATACATCAAATCCACAATAATACCTGCAGCAACATTTTGGGAGCTTTTTATAAATCTAATGATAATTTTTTATCATTAATTTTTATCATTCAACAAATAACAGCATCAGTGAAGTGAACACTGTACACtaactgcacacatacacacacacacacacatagacacatacGTCCATACAAAAACTCATGAAGATATATAGGCACTTGGCGAAAAAACATAATCAGTGACCCATGAAAGGTGAGCTGTGGTTATGGAAGATGAACTGTAGAACAGTACGTTTGCCTTTAGGGACCCTTCGGATGCAAGTTTTCGGACAACAAACTTTTTAGATTACAGGCGTTGAGTCAGTCTACCAGAAAGAGTTTGTAAGACTGGAATCTCAGCTTGCCAACAACAGCCTTGACCTTTACACTGCAAACATAGTGGAAAGCCGTGTTGGGTGTTATGACTCCAGAAGCCGGTCTCCCCTTATTAATCTATGCTGCCACTGTGAGCTCAGTGGAGTTAGATTCATGGGGGGGCACCCTATATGAAAAACGCTAAAATGGGATGACACGCTCGCTAATCTAATCAAGAAGGTCTAACAGAGAATGTTCCTCCTGCATTAACCTCCATAGATCCATCTTCTGATACGGTTGAGCAGTCAGTTGGCTTGCAGTTCTCTTCTGTAAAAGATCCGGATGGCATAAGAGCAAGAAAAAAGCCATTGAAAGACAGGGCTAATTTTAGCCCTTTTGGGCAGCTGTGCATTTTGCTGACTGCCCCCTGGCATACAGCTTCAGTGCATCAGTCCCCCACTACACTATGTGCACAATTATTTGGCAAGTATTATTTCTATGCACATTTTCCAACTCCTAACCATATAAACGTGAATGCTCAATTGGAGTTAATAATTTATATGTGATATGTGCTTGTTTAATGAGGGAGGGAGTGGCAAAAGTGAACGACACCTTAGATCAAGGTGAGCATGATTATTAGGCAGCTTCATTACCTCAGGTAAAATAGGCCAAAGCAGAGATTTAACTGACACAGAAAAGTCAAACATTGTAAAATGCCATTGCCATGCAACACTCTTTTGAGGCGTGACAACCAGACaatcaaacattttgttgtgaatAGTCAGCTGGGGCACACAAAGTGCATGGAGAAGAAAAGGCGCAAATGAACTGCAAAAGACTTGAGTAGATTTAAACGTGAAACTACCAGGAACCTCCAATGCCACCAAATTCCAGAACCACAACCTACCTGGAGTGTCCAGAAGTACAAGGTGCCAAGTGCTCAGAGAGAAATGAGATTGACTCTTGATGGACCAGATGGATGGGCCCGTGGCTGGAACACTGATGAACACAGAACCATTTTGACTCATGTGCCAgcaaggtggaggaggggtACTGTTATGGGCTGCTATCATTAAGGATGTGATAATTGGACCTTTTGGGGTTGAAGATGGACTGAAGCTCAACTTCCCAAACCTACTGCCAGTTGCTGGAAGATACGTTCTTTAAGCAGTGGTACAGGAAGAAGCCCTCAGCAATCAGGTCATAATCTTTATGCAGGACAAAGCTCCATCACATGCCTCCAAGTACTCCACTGCTTGGCTAGCCAGCAAGGACATCAAAGATGCCCAATTAATGGGCCCGCTTTCCTCACCTGACTTGAATCCTATTGAGAACTTGTGGGCCTTTCTTAAAAGTCAGATTTACTGTCAGGGAAGACAGTACACCTCTTCGAACAGCATTTGGGAGGCTGCGGTTGCTGCTTCAGTGAAAGTTGATAGTGAACAGATCAAGAAACTGACCGACTCCATGGATGGAAGGctcaaaaaattttttttgattGTTACGTTGCGTTGTTACACTTACTCTACtactaaaaaacagaaaataaacaggATAGAAATTATTCTGGTAATGTAGTTGCCTAATAAAGACAAAACTCACTTTTCGTAAGTTAAACATTCAGGTTTGAGTTTCAGTTATAATAACTGTGCATGCAGTGTATCTGCACTGCCATCAGTTACTTCCCTGCAACCATCATCTCTCCTATCAGCATCCCAGTGGCACACATAAGTATACACACTGTAAACTGAACCATCCAAATTTGCATATAGAGGCTAATTTAAGCTTTTCTGACTGATAACATGACCAGATTCTTTttacgtttgtgtgtgttggactTCCAATTGGCAGGGTGAATCTACAATATGTGTTTGCTGCTATTTTGATCTGACTCGCACTTTTCATTTCAGTCTTGAATTGTGTAATGTGTCCAGATAAAACTAGAAATGTGCATTCAGGCACAGTTTTAATAATACAAATCATGGGATCATTTGTTCTAAGTGGAACACACAAATGATTAGAAAGTATGCAGTGATCATTAGTATTTATATCTTCTGAGCATTAACATGTGACAgtgttttaaatcactgttttaGATGGACACTGCCCTCACTATGCGGCCCGCAGCTTAGGCATTCATGCTGTAGCAGTAGCCATGCTGGGAATAACAGGTATTTTATCAGGCTCCCAAGTTGTTTCTGCTCATCTCCACTTTCAGCCTGAACAGTTTGTTAAGCTTCGACGCGTGAGCACCATCCTCACACAGACTGCAGCCTGCAGTATATGAGTTGGTTGTGCTTCTCAGTGACCACAGCCAAGGCTATTTTCTTTTTGAGACTGTCCCACTCATCTGTTGTCACTGAGTGTTCGCGCATGAGAAATGTTTCATTGTGGCAGCATGGGCTCTGCCTTCTGTTCGTAGATAATTGAACTGGTCTGGAGGAAAACATGTTCATATTATTTGGGATTTGTTAAGCGATTTGCAGTACTGTTTCAGATCACAACATATTTCTGAGCAAATATTAATATCAGGTCTCAGAGCTGTGACACAGGTCACAGTGGTTGGATGGGAGCTGTTTAATTTAGTACAAGAAACATTCATGGAATATTCCTGAATGTCAACATAATGATCAGGATAAAAGAAACATTCACAGGAGCAGAGTTCATACTCATTGCATTTAAGACCGCTTTGAGGCATTTACACGAGTGTACAACTTAGTAAAATAGTTTTGTCAGCATGAATTGGACCAGTCATTAAAGAAAGCCCAAGGTGATATTGACACACAACAATTTGAATTAACAACTGATACACCAATAAAAAG of Micropterus dolomieu isolate WLL.071019.BEF.003 ecotype Adirondacks linkage group LG13, ASM2129224v1, whole genome shotgun sequence contains these proteins:
- the mmp17a gene encoding matrix metalloproteinase-17 isoform X2, with the translated sequence MVSLVHTWMRNMSEMMLLLPILWFLPLTGAAPSVTTEQLDTGVDWLSKFGYLPPPDPVTGQLQTKEALTKAIKAMQKFGGLKETGVFDQATLGLMKTPRCSLPDVSEAEVTMGRGKRSPAPPNKWNKRHLSWRVRTFPKDSALLGRDTVRALMYYALKVWSDIAPLNFHEVAGSDADIQIDFTKADHNDGYPFDGPGGTVAHAFFPGERFTAGDTHFDDDEAWTFRSPDSHGMDLFAVAVHEFGHAIGLVHTSAIESIMRPYYQGPVGDPLKYDLPYEDKVRVWQLYGVRDSVSHTNRPGNPSPTAEPPVLLDLPENRSTVLLARDAPDRCTSHFDAVAQIRGEAFFFKGKYFWRLTREKHLVSLRPAQIHRFWRGLPPNLDSVDAVYERPGDHKIVFFKAIDQLQLVQNSAARVLIRTRRKVHTLHTVLQSLHWLPLSFRTDLKIILLGYKSINGLAPNYLSDMVLRNVPTTSLRSYGNGLFLRSWLTPTVKKLLTTMAPACRKVCRRTWWEQSVE